Genomic DNA from Salvelinus sp. IW2-2015 unplaced genomic scaffold, ASM291031v2 Un_scaffold959, whole genome shotgun sequence:
CCAGTATAACTTCACCTTTCAGATTAACTTCTTTACCAGATGCAATGTGTTCCGTAGGAGTCTTCACTGTGTTTTCTGCCCCTAACAGAGCACATTTTGGTCATTATATTGCAATTCATTTTCATACATATTTTATTGATACAAAATTAGGCTACTACATTATTATCAAAGTTATAGTAAtacatcatatactgtatatcatgatAGTGACCATTACCTTCAATGGAGTTGTTGGTCTCTGCTGAATGGAAAAGGTGAAAGTTATTGTAAAAAGGTGAATGTGGAACTGGGACAGTCAAATCCTATTGCGATTATGTCAAATTATTATCAAAATATACAATTAAAAGGGTAATATATTTGTTCTCCTATTACTTTACCTTTCAGATTAACTTCTTTTCCAGCTGCTTTCTGTTCAGTAGGTGTCAGCACTGTGGTTTCTGCACCTAACGGAACACAATTCGGTAATATTGTTATTAATCAGTTTACtacattataaaaaatgtattatatcaTACACAGCATATCATGAGTGAACATTacattcaattagtttttttttgtctctgttgAATGGAAAAGGTAAAAGTTATTGTGAAAAGGTGAATGTGGAACTGGGACAGTCAAATCCAATTGCGATTACGACAAATGATCAAGAAATTATACAATTAagaaggtaatacattttttattattttattttaccttccaGATTCAATTCTTTTCCAGCTGCTCTCTGTTTGGTAGGTCTCGGCACTGTGTTTTCTGCCCCTAACGGAGCACATTTAGGTAATATAAGAATTCATCAGGTTACAACATTATCAAAGTTATAtatccagactcatattaaacatctccaacccaaaattaaatctagaatcggattcctattccgcaacaaagcctccttcacccatgccgccaaacataccctcgtaaaactgactatcctgccgatcctcgacttcggcgatgtcatttacaaaatagcttccaatactctactcagcaaactggatgcagtctatcacagtgccatccgttttgtcaccaaagcccaatataccacccaccactgcgacttgtatgctctagttggctggccctcgctacatattcgtcgccacatccactggctccaggtcatctataagtctatgctaggtaaagcgccgccttatctcagctcactggtcacgataacaacacccatccgtagcacactctccagcaggtatatctcactggtcatccccaaagccaacacctcctttggccgcctttccttccagttctctgctgccaattactggaacgaattgcaaaaatcgctgaagctggaggcttatatttccctcactaactttaaacatcagctatctgagcagctaagatcgcagcagctgtacatagcccatctgtaaatagcccccaAAAAATTGTAAGATATTATATCATATACAATAAATCATGAGTGAACATTACATCCAATTAGGTTTTTTGTCTCTGTTGAATGGAAAAGGTGAACGTTATTGTAAAAGGTGAATGTGGAACTGGGACATTCAAATCCTATTGCGATTACATCAAATTATCATCAAATTATACAATTAAAAGGGTAATATATTTGTTATCCTATTACTTTACCTTCCAGATGAACTTGTTTTCCAGCTGCTCTCTGTTGGGTAGGTCTCTGCACTGTGTTTTCTGCCCCTAATGGAGCACATTTAGCACATTTATATATCCATCAGTTTACTACATTATCAAAGTTATATtatatcatatacagtatatcacgaGTGGACATTACCTTCAATTAGGTTTTTTGTCTCTGTTGAATGGAGAAGGTTAAAATTATTGTAAAAAGGTAAATTGTGTAACAAGTAGCGTCAAATCCTATTGAGATATGTGCATTTCATGCTTCGTATCAATGGAAAGGTTTTCTCATAAATAAGTTGCATGTATCTTATGATAGCCTTCACCCAGAGATCAAAATGAAACAATTACCTGCCGGCTTCTGTCCCAGCTCAGTTTGATCTGAAATATAGAGACACaattgtcaaaataaaataaactcattGTTTATGTTATGTRATAACTCATATTTTATTCTTAGTTTATTTATCAGATGAAACACACTACCTGAACGGTTTCTGGACATTTGGGATGAAGACCACATGGACCctaaaatataaacaaatattaTTGTTTAAATATGTTATGGACAAAATCTTTTATGACACAATTCTATTTAGGGTCATTATAACTGTTTRATCTTGCTCTTATAATTAAATCACAAACACTAATATGACTGAATTCCAGATACCTCTTCGTTTCCAATGGATgacagagcacagagcacagatGATGACCAGAGACAGGACAAACAGGACCAGAGTCACAATGAAGGCTTCTTTGGAGACTCCTGCACACAGAGACTCAACATGGATCAAATGCCTCTAAAGCTCTCAAGACATGACATCATCAGAACATCATCACAGTGAAATTAATTAGCAAAAGTAAtctgtagacaccccttcaacatgttcatcctcctcctctaaacTAGTGTCTGTGTGGGATGGGGAGAGATGGAACTGATCGTGGGTAGGATGTTTGTGTAGGAGACTAACTCACCAGGTACAGCTGTAGGAGCTGTGTATATATGTGGCAGAATTCTGCCCTCTCTCTTCgcctcctcagacagagagactgtacAGGCGAGCCAATCGGAGTATGAGGGAGCATACAGCAGCCAACTACTGACACTCACCAAGCCCTGGGGATCTGACACATatagggagaggggtgaggataCACATGTTTATAGACACACAACTCAAACCTATATAGTATAGCTGTGTAGTGATTCTAGAAGTAATTACCAGAGGTGTTGAGTACTTCTTGTTTATTTCTGATCTCTGTCCCCTCTTTGTTTTTCCATGAAAGTGTAGGTTGTGGTGACCATCCCTCTGATAAACAGGTAACATTCAcctgacctcctcctcctcttgcttcAGCTACAGAGAGAACTGGGATACTACCTAATACTAGTGAAAATATAAAGGGTGGGTGTGAGGTCCTGTTACAACCATGAATAGATTGGACAAGGCATATGTTCTGTGAATCTGTCCCCAGCCACTTACCATTTACAGTGAGGAATACACTGGCCTTATCGAACCATTGTTCGCTGCTGACACGGCACACATACTCCCCCCTGTCTTCCAGTGTGACCCTCTCCAGTGTTAGAGACAcgttccccctctccatccccccaGTTAGAGACACCCTGCCCCTGTACCGAGGGTCCACAGGGGCCTCCTGGATCTTGTGATCCTTGTACAACAAGGCAGGGCTGTAGGAGTTATCGGGCCGGTACCAGCGCACCTCCAATGGCTCCGCATTGAAGAGAGGTGAGAGTTCacaaggtagagagacagaggagcctgACCATGCCGTGATTGGAGCATCAGGGACTGACACTGAAAAGTCATCTAGAGCTAGAGTAGAGAGATACAGATGGAGCATTGAGGAGGGATTCTCAGACTGTTTAATCCAGGAAGTGGAATACAAATTCTTACCAGGTTTTTGAGTTGTGGTGGGAGCAGTGAGGACAGCCAGCATCACCACCATCAGACACAAACCTGTGGTAAAGATAGAGGACATGACTGTGACATCATTATCACAAGAGAATCCATAGTAAGCTGTGTGATGAATATCTACGCCTGTCACTTATAAAACACAGTAAGTACATAAATAAGTTAGtaaataagtaagtaagtaagtagctAGGTATGTAAATAAGTAACTAAACAAGTAAATACATAAGTATAATTGTGTTAGCAATacactttaaactattttatcattagccacatactgtacatatgcagGGTCCTGCTGTAAAGAGGAATCGTGCTGTTCATCTCCAATTTGTCCTATTGGATCAGCCTCCTGTCCGTCATGTTTATCCAGCCAATATGAAGTAAAAGGAGACCAATATAAATAGAGCCCCTGTGAGGCTAAACTTTGGACCTTTAGACATTGGACCAGTTTGAttatgggcaattccatggtaaaaTAATTGtcctgtgtttttgtaaaatgttcagtggaaattgttaaaaRAAGTCCTTGTGCATAGATGTGTGAYGTTTGCAatcaatgtttttgtttgacatacattttaaagMGAAAACTCTGAGTAATTCTGTTTTTTGTGGAATTGCCCTTATATTACTGCTATCTTGCCTGCCAGAAAATGATACATTTAGCAaacagagatttaaaaaaaaaatactgaatgAGTATCTGGTTGATGGATTCTTATGAATTATACTAATCATAAGTTTTGGAATTATGACCTGATATGTATAACTGTAAtattaaaattgatgaaataattGTAttccctcatctatctacacacaatatcccataatgacaaagtgaaacaggtttttagaaatttagtTTAAGCAGAAAATAACTTATGTACACAGGTATTCgaaacctttgctatgagacttgaaattgagctcaggtgcatcttgtttccattgatcatccttgagatgtttctacaacttgattggagcaccTGTGGTagattaaattgattggacatgatttggaaatgcacacacctgtctatgtaaggtcccacagttgacagtgcatgtcagagcaaagaacacagtagcctctatcattcctaaatggaagaagtttagaaccaccaagactcctcctagagctggctggctggccaagctgagcaatcggggagaagggccttggtcaaggaggtgaccaagaacccaatggtcactctgacagagctctagagttcttctgtggagatgggagaaccttccagaaggacaaccactctgcagcactctaccaattaggtctttctggtagagtggccagacagaaggcaCTCCTctgtaaaggcacatgacagcccgcttggagtttgccaaaaggcacataaaggactccagaccatgagaaacaagattctgatgaaaccaagattgaactctttggcctgaatgccaatagTCACGTCAGGAGAAAAGCATGTGTGGTGGCAGCAcattgctgtgggatgtttttcagcgcagggactgggagactagtcaggatcaagggaaagagtAAGAAtagatggaaacctgctccagggcgctcaggacctgactgaggtaacggttcaccttccaacaggacaacgaccctaagcacacagccgagacaacgcaggagtggcttcgggacaagtctcgaatgtcctttgagtggcccagccagagcccagacataaacccaattgaacatctctggagagacctgaaaatagctgtgcagcgacgctcctcatacaacctgacagagcttgagaggatctgcaaagaagattgtgaataactccccaaatacaggtatgccaagcttgtagRgtcatacccaagaagactcaagtctgcaatcgctgccaaaggtYRttcaacaaagtactgagtaaagggtctgaatactgaatacttatgtaaatgtgatatttctgtttttacctgtttttagtttctcattatgggatattgtgtttagattgatgagaaaacaaatacatgtaatccattttagaaRaaagctgtaacgtaacaaaatgtggaaaaagtcaaggggtctgaatactctctgaatgcactgtataccaatCATGCAGTATGGAATTATGACCAATGTTCCCTCCATGCTGAGCGCAGAACAAATATCATCACGCGCAGAGAAGAACAAGATTGatcttcactcaactttctagagttttcccctttagttaacactatcaatgtttcgCTCTTATGTGGGAAATGTGCTCAAATCAATGTAATATTAGTCACTTTCAATGtcacatactgaaacaaaacaaactatgcaagagattttcttgtaggcagagcgcatcgaagtaggattctattgcattgacaagGATGACTCAGGCCCCTACACTACACAGActggtgcgccataaccaatcgaTCAgatctgcagtaggcctatatgcaaatagccatRGCGATATATGGatatgtgccattcactttgaactggactgtgtttacagtatgagcggtcatgagtaaatgtgcttgttttgagatcaaagcgggagctgcatgtagccatctgtgcacatttgttcatattctttgctagttagttattagcccagttataccTAATTTCTAGTCAACAATTGGGGAATGGtactgcatcgtagtgctagctgtgccactagagatcctggttctagtccaggctctgtcgcagctggacgcgactgggagacccatgaggcagcgcacaattggcccagcgtcgtccaggttagggagggtttggccagcagggatgtccttggcCAATCGCCcatctagcgactcctgtggcgggcacggtcgccaggtgtaccgtgtttcctccgacacattggtgtggctggcttccgggttaagcggggattttgtcaagaagtagtgcggcttcGTTGGGTTGTGTTCGTAGGATGCACGGATCTCAACCTTCGCCTTtcctgagtccgtacaggagttgcagcgatgagacaagactgtaactaccaattggataccacgaaattggggagaaaaagggtaaaTCAATTGGGGAGTGGttacttcctacaagagcacaaaatgtctGCATTTCcggccatctttgaaaagcgagtcaggtaagaTCCTTTTTTGTCTTCMAAGGGACAGTGTGGTATTTTGAGTGGTCTTGAATAAGCTCAGTAGGGTAGCATAATGTGTCTGATTCTCAGTAATAATGGTATTGCCACGCGGAATGATGCTGttgagacgaagcaggtacggggagtaaaacatttaattttaagggacagagacgagacaggaacagcgtcagaaacaAATTCAAAAGACAAGAACAatacaatgcagcagcagggaacagaggtAGMGAACTGAKaaatataggggaggaaataaacaggtaatgaatgagtccaggtgagtccaatatcgctgatgcaaGTGACGAGGGAGGGCAGGTGTGHGTAAtggatggcaggagcgtgtgatgcagggtaatctggcgccctcaagcgccagcggaagggaagagcgggagcagacgtgacaggtatgggaataataataatTGGTCAATGTTAAAACTgtacttaaagcgggtacagccttaGTGTTCACAGTAATTTCGAYCCAGAAGTTGCaaagaattttcacaatgttcaagtttgcgctcagcagacctgaaagMTGCTCAGTGCTGAAGAagatttgagggaacattggttatgACTAGATTGTAAACAACAATAATTAAAACATCTCTTTGAACTAAGTCATTGGTCAAAACTGACAGGAGACTACTCAGAAATTATCACTGTTTAaggggaagagcagagagaaagaaggtaTTTTTTTAATGGAGAGGTGGTaatcatataataaaatgcatTTGTACCTGAGCATGTGATCCTTCGATTAGTTTCCATTGCACGATCAAAATTTACCTTCGGAATCTTCTGATCACCCTATGACCGACTGACATATCAGTGTTTGTATACTAAATGTTAAATATCACGTTTGCATTCTACCAATCATAACAAAAGACTGAGAATCACTTAATTCTCCCTCTCCCGTaaacttctctctttctcactgtcaGTACTTTCACTTTCCATCAAACACCCCTATTCCTTATTCATTTATTAACTGTTATTCATTTACTAACTGTTGAgaaacacagtgccttcagaaagtattcataatcataccccttgacttattacacatcttgtgttacagctggaattcaaaatggattaaatgtattattttcacCTCACCCATGTACACACTATACACCATAATGATTaaaggaaaacatgtttttagaaatgtttgcaaatgtattgaaaattaaatacagaattatctcatttacataagtattcacagccctgagtCAATACCTGTTAGAATGACAGTCGGCAGCGATTGCAGCTTTGAGtcttctggataagtctctaagaggggACTtgggggcgacaggtagcctagtggttagagcgttggactagtaaccgaaaggttgcaagattgaatccctgagctgacaagataaaaatctgtcgttctgcccctggacaaggcagttgacccactgttcctaggccgtcatagaaaataagaatttgttggttgttgatcattgctagacagacatatTCAAGCCGATTTTAAGTCAAAACCGTAactagccactcaggaacattcaatgtcgacTTGGTAAActccagtatacagtatacttggccttgtgttttaagttattgtcctgctgaaagattatTTTATCTACCAGGGGCTGTTGGAAAGCagtctgaaccaggttttcctctagtctgtgtttagctctattccttttctttttatccaaGAAAACTCCCTCGTTCTTGCTGATGACTAGCATATCAACTTATGATGCAGCACAaccatgattgaaaatatgaagagtggtactttaGTGATGCATtgcgttggatttgccccaaacataactctttgtattcaggacataaagataatttctttgccacatttcttgcagttcttacttagtgccttattgcaaaacaGGAggaatattttgtatatttttttattttgtcaggCTTCCTTCTTGTGGAGTAACTCCTTGACActacaggggtgctgtttcaacttggacatttatcgttcccaaattaaacgtcgcctcgtactcaattcttgctcgtcacatatgcatattattatttactattggaTAAGAAacacaatctctagtttctaaaaccgtttgaattatgtctgggtgaaccagaactcttctgcagcgaaattcatgacaggactgcgaaggtctgaaaacgaggctctgtttctagcttcagtttaaagctctgtatgtatcctatgggtcgacatgaactgcacccgccttcccctggatgtcagtaaccaatgagaagtggaatggatttctacgtagatctcaaaccttataaaaggccaaggaaacGAAGGGCGCTCTCTTTTCGACATTCGTCattacgcaaagcaagacctcaggttggcattttgaaacgctcagttatcagccttagatatatccgtctgtaatttaattcgatatagtgtagaaacatcataacgaagttattttaaacgattatatcagtttatgcgatatattgctattttcggaatttccttagtatgcgttttgaacatttgggcatgtgtggccacatagctattgttagctgctaattcgaagttgaagacgacgttttacaaccaagcgcAAAGAttatttggacaaaggacaccttgcccaagattctgatggaagtcgtccaaaagtaagagctattatgatggattccgtatttatgtggaaaaatgtaaacgatttgtccgccattatttgCGTCATAGTCTGGCTGTAACGACACacgtatgtctagtaacgttaatttaaaaatctaactcagcaattgcattaataataatgcatctttcatttgctgtccaacctgtattttttagtaaagtttacgattatttattgattagattaggtgcctttcagatgggccggccagaatgcatgacctgttgccactgatcacattgtataaccacgatttgtgctgctaaatatgcacattttcgaacaaacctatatgcattgtgtaatatgattgttacaggactgtcatctgatgaagtatatcatgGTTAGTCACAATTATATATCTTTGctgattgttacgatcgctaacctgtgctgctggtaaattgcttgtgtttctggctattgtgctaagctaatataatgctattattgtgttttcgctgtaaaaacacttaaaaaatctgacatattggctggattcacagatgttgggctttcatttgctgtcacgctgtgtatttttcagaaatgttttaaggaGTAAttagtatttgacgttggtctctgtaattattctggcagcttcggcactatttcagattgcagctgcaatgtagaactgtgattatgcctgaaatatgcacattttttctaaaaaaaacatatgctatacaataatatgttatcagactgtcatcttatgaagttgtttcttggttagtggctatatatatctttatttggtcgaaattgtgatagctaccatGCAggaaaatggtggggaaaaaaagttgtgtcttttgctatcgtggttagctaatagatttacatattgtgtcttccctgtaaaacattttaaaaatcagaaatgatggctggattcacaagatgtgtatctttcatctggtgtcttggacttgtgatttaatgatatttagatgcttagtatttacttgtgacgctatgctaggctatgctagtaccttttttactgtggggggtgcttcCGGATCgcggtttgggaggaattagaggttaacgcacgctgtatgtcgtagtaacgttaatttaaaaatctacacagcggttgcattaagaactaatgtgtctttcatctgctgtccaacctgtatttttttgtcaagttaatgattagttattgattagattaggtgcctctccaagatttctcccgacattttgttggcagcttggctactattctcattgtataaccacgatttgtgccgctaaatatgcacattttcgaacaaacaatatatgtattgtgtaatatgatgttataggactgtcatctgatgaagttttgagaaggttagtgaaaatttgtatatcttttgctggtttattcgctatcgctaacgtgcatgaatcaatgctgctgtgtggttggtattgtagtaagctaatataatgctaaattgtgtttgctgtaaaacacttaaagaatctgaaatattggctggattcacaagatctttgtctttcatttgctgtacgctgtgtatttttcataaattttttatgatgagtattaagGTAATTCACATTGCTCTCTGTAGTTCCGGGTTTTgagactcgttagaggttttaagatgaatgcactaataataagtcactctggataaaagcatctgataAAAGACTAAAAATGTCAATGTAGATGTACATGATTTGATATTCCATTGTTTGTCTGAGTTATGACAACGTACTgggtttaaataatttttttctaaacaaaaaaGAATACTAATACAAAAAATGTACTTCTGATAGTATGATAATGTCGACTCCCGCCAAAGTCAGTCCCTCtctttgttcgggcggtgttcggcggtcgacgtcaccggtcttctagccatcgccgctccacctttaattttctatttgttttttcttgttttcccgcacacctggtttacatccctCATTACTCTACGTGTTtattatcctctgttccccccatgtccgtGTGTGGTATTGTTCGTTCGTTACGCGTGTGACGCTACAGGCTGGTTTTGCGCCGtgtattgttgtattgttgtaagcCGTGGTTTTGTTATTTGTACCTATTTGTGCGCTATCGCTTTTTTCCTTGGGCCGGAGTGTTGCGACGCAGTTGCGTCCGGCTGTTTTCCTCTGCCTGaataaagtgtgcctgttcactcatctctgctctcctgcacctgacttccttcGACGAGTTGCGCACACTCTGACAGATAATTTCAATGGAGGATACATACAATGCCTAGTGAAAGTATTCACATTCTGCTGTCTTAAAATTGAATCTAAAAAGGAAATAAATatacaacctactccacattttaaaagtgaaagaaaatcatataaacattgctaaattaatttaaaaaactcaAACCAATAACAAGTTGTAAtgctctgtatttattttcttagtcaaccttgtgttctttctGTCAATCAACCTGTTTCGTTGTGTTAATCAacctgtttcgttgtgttcttgaacgtagccctctttcattgtgttcttgaacgtagccctgtctttcatttttgttcattgatttcacctgtgttagttattcacctggtctcatcagctccttatttagttcagttcattctgttagttcattctgtttgttcctttgtgaggtattgttcgttttgactctactaagccttttcctagcgtgtttgtgagaaccagttatagccttcagtcctagttttgattcacctgcctgtttgcctacctgtgtatgaccattgcctgcctgtgaccacgttTCCTGCTTCtgcaaaggtgaaataaacacctgctgcgctctgcatgtgaatctacacctttttatccctgagtattcattacacatGTCTTGATTGTAAATGTCTTCATacatacttggtggaagcacctttgatAGTCGtcacagctgtgaatcatttagaATAAAATGTTGttagggcaacatatatccattgttt
This window encodes:
- the LOC112069269 gene encoding butyrophilin subfamily 1 member A1-like isoform X4 translates to MNSTIPLYSRTLHMYSLCLMVVMLAVLTAPTTTQKPALDDFSVSVPDAPITAWSGSSVSLPCELSPLFNAEPLEVRWYRPDNSYSPALLYKDHKIQEAPVDPRYRGRVSLTGGMERGNVSLTLERVTLEDRGEYVCRVSSEQWFDKASVFLTVNVLGSIPVLSVAEARGGGGQVNVTCLSEGWSPQPTLSWKNKEGTEIRNKQEVLNTSDPQGLVSVSSWLLYAPSYSDWLACTVSLSEEAKREGRILPHIYTAPTAVPGVSKEAFIVTLVLFVLSLVIICALCSVIHWKRRGSMWSSSQMSRNRSDQTELGQKPAETKNLIEGAENTVQRPTQQRAAGKQVHLEGAENTVPRPTKQRAAGKELNLEGAETTVLTPTEQKAAGKEVNLKAETNNSIEGAENTVKTPTEHIASGKEVNLKDWHQVKGFKVPSENIILDEKTAHPAIRVIQGKRAFYLKEKDTENPSVRMHIHVFSKESFSSGRHYWEVNVKDKTTEKLSWYVGVARENVERRCNVPLTPQNGFWILSFDKEKGFHVNTDPQSPITVAELTIVGVFLDCDRHTLSFYNVDTASLLYTFTDVKTSNYFPVFSPGQRDKYTIRII
- the LOC112069269 gene encoding butyrophilin subfamily 1 member A1-like isoform X7, with product MNSTIPLYSRTLHMYSLCLMVVMLAVLTAPTTTQKPALDDFSVSVPDAPITAWSGSSVSLPCELSPLFNAEPLEVRWYRPDNSYSPALLYKDHKIQEAPVDPRYRGRVSLTGGMERGNVSLTLERVTLEDRGEYVCRVSSEQWFDKASVFLTVNVLGSIPVLSVAEARGGGGQVNVTCLSEGWSPQPTLSWKNKEGTEIRNKQEVLNTSDPQGLVSVSSWLLYAPSYSDWLACTVSLSEEAKREGRILPHIYTAPTAVPGVSKEAFIVTLVLFVLSLVIICALCSVIHWKRRGSMWSSSQMSRNRSDQTELGQKPAETKNLIEGAENTVQRPTQQRAAGKQVHLEETKNLIGWAENTVPRPTKQRAAGKELNLEGAENTVKTPTEHIASGKEVNLKDWHQVKGFKVPSENIILDEKTAHPAIRVIQGKRAFYLKEKDTENPSVRMHIHVFSKESFSSGRHYWEVNVKDKTTEKLSWYVGVARENVERRCNVPLTPQNGFWILSFDKEKGFHVNTDPQSPITVAELTIVGVFLDCDRHTLSFYNVDTASLLYTFTDVKTSNYFPVFSPGQRDKYTIRII
- the LOC112069269 gene encoding butyrophilin subfamily 1 member A1-like isoform X3, with amino-acid sequence METNRRITCSGLCLMVVMLAVLTAPTTTQKPALDDFSVSVPDAPITAWSGSSVSLPCELSPLFNAEPLEVRWYRPDNSYSPALLYKDHKIQEAPVDPRYRGRVSLTGGMERGNVSLTLERVTLEDRGEYVCRVSSEQWFDKASVFLTVNVLGSIPVLSVAEARGGGGQVNVTCLSEGWSPQPTLSWKNKEGTEIRNKQEVLNTSDPQGLVSVSSWLLYAPSYSDWLACTVSLSEEAKREGRILPHIYTAPTAVPGVSKEAFIVTLVLFVLSLVIICALCSVIHWKRRGSMWSSSQMSRNRSDQTELGQKPAETKNLIEGAENTVQRPTQQRAAGKQVHLEETKNLIGWAENTVPRPTKQRAAGKELNLEGAETTVLTPTEQKAAGKEVNLKAETNNSIEGAENTVKTPTEHIASGKEVNLKDWHQVKGFKVPSENIILDEKTAHPAIRVIQGKRAFYLKEKDTENPSVRMHIHVFSKESFSSGRHYWEVNVKDKTTEKLSWYVGVARENVERRCNVPLTPQNGFWILSFDKEKGFHVNTDPQSPITVAELTIVGVFLDCDRHTLSFYNVDTASLLYTFTDVKTSNYFPVFSPGQRDKYTIRII
- the LOC112069269 gene encoding butyrophilin subfamily 1 member A1-like isoform X6; translation: MNSTIPLYSRTLHMYSLCLMVVMLAVLTAPTTTQKPALDDFSVSVPDAPITAWSGSSVSLPCELSPLFNAEPLEVRWYRPDNSYSPALLYKDHKIQEAPVDPRYRGRVSLTGGMERGNVSLTLERVTLEDRGEYVCRVSSEQWFDKASVFLTVNVLGSIPVLSVAEARGGGGQVNVTCLSEGWSPQPTLSWKNKEGTEIRNKQEVLNTSDPQGLVSVSSWLLYAPSYSDWLACTVSLSEEAKREGRILPHIYTAPTAVPGVSKEAFIVTLVLFVLSLVIICALCSVIHWKRRGSMWSSSQMSRNRSDQTELGQKPAETKNLIEGAENTVPRPTKQRAAGKELNLEGAETTVLTPTEQKAAGKEVNLKAETNNSIEGAENTVKTPTEHIASGKEVNLKDWHQVKGFKVPSENIILDEKTAHPAIRVIQGKRAFYLKEKDTENPSVRMHIHVFSKESFSSGRHYWEVNVKDKTTEKLSWYVGVARENVERRCNVPLTPQNGFWILSFDKEKGFHVNTDPQSPITVAELTIVGVFLDCDRHTLSFYNVDTASLLYTFTDVKTSNYFPVFSPGQRDKYTIRII
- the LOC112069269 gene encoding butyrophilin subfamily 1 member A1-like isoform X2; the encoded protein is MNSTIPLYSRTLHMYSLCLMVVMLAVLTAPTTTQKPALDDFSVSVPDAPITAWSGSSVSLPCELSPLFNAEPLEVRWYRPDNSYSPALLYKDHKIQEAPVDPRYRGRVSLTGGMERGNVSLTLERVTLEDRGEYVCRVSSEQWFDKASVFLTVNVLGSIPVLSVAEARGGGGQVNVTCLSEGWSPQPTLSWKNKEGTEIRNKQEVLNTSDPQGLVSVSSWLLYAPSYSDWLACTVSLSEEAKREGRILPHIYTAPTAVPGVSKEAFIVTLVLFVLSLVIICALCSVIHWKRRGSMWSSSQMSRNRSDQTELGQKPAETKNLIEGAENTVQRPTQQRAAGKQVHLEETKNLIGWAENTVPRPTKQRAAGKELNLEGAETTVLTPTEQKAAGKEVNLKETNNSIEGAENTVKTPTEHIASGKEVNLKDWHQVKGFKVPSENIILDEKTAHPAIRVIQGKRAFYLKEKDTENPSVRMHIHVFSKESFSSGRHYWEVNVKDKTTEKLSWYVGVARENVERRCNVPLTPQNGFWILSFDKEKGFHVNTDPQSPITVAELTIVGVFLDCDRHTLSFYNVDTASLLYTFTDVKTSNYFPVFSPGQRDKYTIRII